Proteins from a single region of Macrobrachium nipponense isolate FS-2020 chromosome 11, ASM1510439v2, whole genome shotgun sequence:
- the LOC135205818 gene encoding uncharacterized protein LOC135205818, translating into MSTLKIWVGGFGRNVKAKKPYILAEEMCNLLYPNAKMSVAVANEVAAPIIARIREDTQVLPEDLEGLGETVLDDVAAINLDVEPMVLDATEQGREVSEAGGARSRIPIPSPAPSNSSSQTSFQGFTGKNMAGDRPCSVTPKLKHLKKALPKPSKPSKLPKPSRSSSASKPSIDSVTATPSHHGSRARSSKAKTPEVPFDPVAFSSQLMEQMGSIVQSQIGSIADCMQSMDTLAQRLQNQKNLIENLLRSGLPQQQQYVIPDASKLLAFVKRNPWRLALHAPFVDGMLTLEGCGTQPVDDFEFYPPGLQFPFPGYARLTDEALIRLDKVPKETVIYPKEQAQSAWVRTLNEWECVNTMLTPYKSSYTMFVVKGQTPTPCTTKVVDLALQAAIEDKPMPQLRETDLTSLLFPGDHNCWVDTPAMFTTGKLNTDCASTQFSERLPRLPDSLVKIEFEARMWLSRSINSATMAEMASLVYADEPLFKILTKSLLHTLQCDAYDFAVARSNCRKHVLSEASIRQQELIRASRSGGA; encoded by the coding sequence ATGtcaaccctcaagatctgggtcggCGGGTTCGGAAGAAATGTAAAGGCGAAGAAACCCTACATCCTGGCGGAGGAAATGTGTAATCTTCTTTACCCTAACGCCAAGATGTCGGTAGCGGTGGCCAACGAAGTGGCAGCACCTATCATCGCCAGGATTAGGGAAGACACCCAGGTCTTGCCGGAGGATCTTGAGGGACTGGGAGAAACGGTGTTAGATGATGTAGCAGCCATCAATTTGGATGTGGAACCGATGGTCCTTGACGCCACGGAACAAGGTAGGGAAGTAAGTGAGGCAGGAGGTGCCCGGTCTAGGATACCTATTCCTAGCCCGGCGCCGTCTAACTCTTCTTCTCAGACTTCTTTCCAGGGGTTCACTGGGAAGAACATGGCTGGGGACAGGCCATGCTCAGTGACCCCAAAACTCAAACACTTAAAGAAGGCCTTACCCAAGCCTAGTAAGCCTTCCAAGCTGCCTAAACCATCCAGGTCATCGTCGGCTTCCAAGCCATCAATAGACTCTGTCACTGCTACTCCCTCACACCACGGGTCGAGAGCAAGAAGCTCGAAGGCTAAGACACCGGAGGTACCTTTTGACCCGGTAGCCTTCTCGAGCCAGCTTATGGAACAAATGGGCAGCATAGTCCAATCCCAGATTGGATCCATAGCCGATTGCATGCAGTCCATGGATACCTTGGCCCAAAGACTGCAAAATCAGAAGAACCTGATTGAGAATCTTTTGCGATCCGGACTGCCACAACAGCAGCAGTACGTGATCCCGGACGCCTCTAAACTCCTGGCGTTTGTCAAAAGAAATCCTTGGCGACTGGCCTTACATGCCCCGTTCGTAGATGGCATGTTGACTCTTGAAGGATGTGGCACCCAGCCTGTAGATGATTTTGAATTCTACCCGCCGGGACTTCAATTTCCCTTCCCGGGATACGCGCGCTTAACTGATGAAGCGCTGATAAGGCTAGATAAGGTTCCGAAGGAAACCGTTATCTACCCAAAAGAGCAAGCGCAATCCGCCTGGGTTCGGACTTTGAATgaatgggagtgcgtcaacacCATGCTGACCCCTTACAAGAGTTCATACACGATGTTTGTGGTGAAAGGACAGACACCGACTCCTTGCACTACTAAGGTAGTTGACCTTGCTCTGCAAGCGGCGATTGAAGATAAACCCATGCCGCAGTTGCGTGAAACTGACTTGACTTCTCTTCTGTTCCCGGGAGATCACAATTGCTGGGTTGACACACCAGCAATGTTTACAACAGGGAAGTTGAATACTGACTGTGCTTCTACACAGTTCAGTGAGCGTTTACCCAGGCTTCCGGACTCCCTGGTTAAAATAGAATTTGAGGCTCGTATGTGGCTGAGTAGGTCCATCAACTCAGCCACAATGGCGGAAATGGCTTCTCTAGTGTATGCAGATGAGccattgttcaagattttaacaaAGTCACTGCTTCACACTCTACAATGTGACGCATACGACTTCGCGGTAGCCCGAAgtaactgccgaaagcacgtccTGTCCGAAGCCTCGATTAGGCAGCAAGAGTTAATCAGAGCCTCAAGGTCCGGTGGGGCCTGA